One window of Perca fluviatilis chromosome 12, GENO_Pfluv_1.0, whole genome shotgun sequence genomic DNA carries:
- the LOC120570427 gene encoding LOW QUALITY PROTEIN: sodium/myo-inositol cotransporter-like (The sequence of the model RefSeq protein was modified relative to this genomic sequence to represent the inferred CDS: inserted 1 base in 1 codon), whose amino-acid sequence MGPGMETVDIAVVGLYFVLVLAIGXFAMWKANRSTVSGYFLAGRSMTWIVVGASLFVSNIGSEHFIGLAGSGAASGFAVGAWEFNALLLLQLLGWVFIPVYIHSGVYTMPEYLSKRYGGTRLKVYFALLSVLLYIFTKLSVDLYAGALFIQESLGWNLYVSIVLLISMTALLTVTGGLTAVLYTDALQAVLMIGGALTLTILSLIKVGGLEGVRTKYMLAVPNVTAIMATGNFTYSPSCRIEPKPNSLRILRGPMDEDIPWPGFILGQTPASIWYWCADQVIVQRVLAAKNIVHAKGSTLMAGFLKILPMFLIVIPGMISRILFADEIACIGPEHCMAVCGSQAGCSNLAYPRLVMAVMPVGLRGLMMAVMIAALMSDLDSIFNSASTIFTLDIYKTVRKNASQRELMTVGRLFVVAMVAISIAWVPVIINMQGGQTYLYIQEVAGYLTPPIAALFLLGVFWKRCNETGAFCGGMTGFTLGALRLILAFIYRQPRCDQPDDRPAFIFNVHYMYFAAGLFWISGAVAVVVSLCTSPPDEERVRTTTFWGLRNIKMVPTKDRKETYRMNEKSPCSGDGRLHKEMPPDIRKEMCLDGADVKLLVPSTDHDPATPSTETSPATTPAEQFGNGRLEMTREESSNVYHETGRCMRVLECFCGCKDGAQSDQQKVQQEDATVIAEMLYESPRDKVILNVCLVFVCSLGIFMFVYFSL is encoded by the exons ATGGGTCCTGGAATGGAAACGGTGGACATAGCTGTGGTAGGACTGTATTTTGTCCTGGTGCTAGCCATTG TTTTTGCCATGTGGAAAGCCAATCGCAGCACTGTGAGTGGCTACTTCCTGGCTGGACGCTCCATGACGTGGATAGTGGTAGGTGCCTCACTCTTTGTCAGCAACATTGGCAGTGAACATTTCATTGGCCTGGCTGGGTCAGGAGCAGCAAGTGGCTTTGCTGTTGGAGCATGGGAATTTAATGCCCTTCTACTTCTTCAGCTGCTTGGCTGGGTTTTTATCCCTGTGTATATACACTCGGGAGTCTACACCATGCCGGAGTACCTGTCAAAACGCTACGGTGGCACCAGGCTAAAGGTTTATTTTGCCCTCTTGTCTGTGTTACTTTACATATTTACCAAGCTCTCTGTGGACTTATATGCTGGAGCTCTCTTCATTCAGGAGTCCCTGGGGTGGAACCTTTATGTGTCGATCGTCCTGCTCATCAGTATGACTGCACTGCTCACTGTCACTGGTGGATTGACGGCAGTACTCTACACGGATGCACTTCAGGCAGTGTTGATGATTGGTGGagccctaaccttaaccatcctcAGCCTAATCAAAGTTGGCGGGCTAGAGGGTGTTAGAACTAAGTACATGCTGGCAGTTCCCAATGTTACTGCTATAATGGCCACTGGAAACTTCACCTATTCTCCTTCCTGCCGCATTGAGCCCAAACCAAACTCTCTACGCATCCTTCGAGGTCCCATGGATGAAGACATCCCCTGGCCAGGCTTCATTCTTGGCCAGACCCCTGCATCTATTTGGTATTGGTGTGCAGACCAAGTCATTGTTCAGAGAGTACTAGCAGCAAAGAACATTGTTCATGCCAAGGGCTCTACGCTAATGGCTGGATTCCTCAAGATTCTGCCCATGTTTCTAATAGTCATTCCAGGAATGATCTCCCGCATCTTGTTTGCGGACGAGATTGCCTGCATTGGACCAGAGCACTGCATGGCTGTGTGTGGTTCTCAGGCCGGCTGCTCAAACCTTGCCTACCCACGCCTGGTCATGGCAGTGATGCCTGTTGGGCTAAGGGGTCTGATGATGGCCGTCATGATCGCTGCTCTGATGAGTGATCTAGACTCAATCTTCAACAGTGCAAGCACCATCTTCACACTGGACATCTACAAAACTGTTCGGAAGAACGCGTCTCAGCGTGAGCTGATGACTGTGGGCCGCCTGtttgttgttgccatggtggcAATCAGCATTGCCTGGGTCCCTGTAATTATTAATATGCAAGGTGGACAGACGTACCTCTATATCCAGGAAGTTGCTGGCTACCTCACTCCACCAATCGCTGCCCTCTTCCTGTTAGGTGTGTTCTGGAAACGGTGTAATGAGACGGGTGCATTTTGCGGAGGCATGACAGGTTTCACACTCGGTGCCCTACGACTGATCCTAGCTTTCATCTACCGCCAGCCTCGCTGTGATCAGCCAGATGATAGGCCTGCCTTCATTTTTAATGTTCACTACATGTATTTTGCCGCTGGGCTGTTCTGGATTTCAGGGGCGGTGGCGGTGGTGGTCAGCCTCTGCACCTCTCCACCAGATGAGGAACGGGTTCGCACCACCACATTCTGGGGGCTTCGCAACATTAAAATGGTTCCCACAAAGGACCGAAAGGAGACCTACAGGATGAATGAAAAGAGTCCATGTAGTGGAGATGGGAGACTTCATAAAGAAATGCCCCCAGATATCAGAAAGGAGATGTGTTTGGATGGGGCGGATGTCAAGCTCCTGGTCCCATCCACTGACCATGACCCAGCAACCCCTAGTACAGAAACATCCCCTGCCACCACCCCTGCAGAGCAGTTTGGTAACGGAAGGCTGGAGATGACCAGAGAAGAAAGCAGCAATGTTTATCACGAGACTGGCAGGTGTATGCGTGTACTGGAATGTTTTTGTGGATGTAAGGACGGAGCACAGAGCGATCAGCAAAAAGTACAGCAGGAGGATGCAACGGTGATTGCAGAGATGCTGTACGAGTCACCTAGAGATAAAGTTATTCTGAACGTGTGTCTGGTGTTCGTCTGCTCTTTGGGCATctttatgtttgtttatttctcaCTGTAA